The Methanothermobacter sp. sequence AATAATATACTTGTAGCCCTCTTCTATGGCCTCATGGATATCATTTATTATATCTAGTTGTCCAAGTCTTGGCTTGCGGAAGGGGAAATTTTCTAGAATCTTATCTGGGATATGGGGATAATCTCTTCTATCAAGGAATATTGAACCTCCTCTATCCTTTTTACATATACAGTTATCTTTTAACATTCCACAATCAGAACATGAAATAATCTTTTCATGGACTTTTTTATTGTAGGTTAGATATATAAGTGATATAATAATAGAGATTTTTTGGTGTTAGGATTGGATAAGGGAAAGCTTATTGGCGTTGGTGTAGGTCCTGGGGATAGTGAACTTCTCACAATCAAGGCTGTTAAGATCCTTAGGAGCGTGCCGGTAATATGCGCGCCGAGATCTTCCAAAGATAAGCCTAGCAAGGCTCTTTCGATAATTGAAGACATATTGGCTGAAAGGGATGATTACCGGTTAGTTGAGCCAGTATTCCCCATGACGAGGGATGTTAATGAGCTTGAGCTGCATTGGGATAAGGCTGCTAGGCTTGTTGCCATCGAACTAGAAAAGGGTGATGATGTTGCATTTGTAACTCTTGGCGATCCCTCCTTGTATAGTACATTTTCTTATCTTCAAAAGCGTATAGAGGATTTTGGCTTCAAGGTCGAAATAGTGCCGGGCGTAACATCTTTTGCTGGTTGCGCCGCCAGTGCTTCCATGACATTAGTTGAAGGTGATGAGATATTAGTGGTGGTGTCACGGGTAGATGAAAGATTTAGAAGGATAATATCCTATGCCGATACTTGTATTATAATGAAAGTACCTAAGCATGGAAGTGAATTAGAGAATATAATAGGTGAAGATCCAAGGGCAAAAAAGGTGATATCTGTCCAAAATTGTAGCATGGAAGATGAAAAAATCTATGAAGGTTTTATGAAAGATCCAAATTATCTTTCAACGACAATAATAAAATTCAAAAATAGGGAAGAGTAAACTTTTTATCCACTTTTGGAACAGAGGTGCTTGGAGGGTTTAAAAGTCATTGATGCTTTGTACTCTACCTACAAATGCTTTTGTTTTTCACTCGAAATGGGGGTACTTCTTTTTTGATTTGAAAATTTTAAAATTTGAAGTTATAAGATCATGGACAATTTTAGGATACTCCCGCCTCTCTCAAAGCATCCCTTAGGGTTTCTTTGCTTGGACAGACGCCAATTATTCGAATATCTTCGTCTATGACCACTGCTGGGGTTGTTTTTATATCGTAAGCTTCTGTTTTTTCACTAGGACCTTTGTATATTTTAATGTTGATCTTGTCTCCATATTCTTTTTTTATTTCCTCTATGAGTTTTAGTAGTAAGCGACCTCCAGAACATGGCGGCTCTGATGTGAAAATTTCAACTTTCACACTCATATTTTACACTCCTAGTTCTTTTAGTATTGCGATCATTGTCTTTTTACTTGGGCAAACCCCCATTATTTTGATTAAACCTTCTTCAGCGACTATAGCTGGGACAACGGTCAAATTGTATTTTTCATGAGCTTTTGATGGCCCGACATGCTTTATAACTTCCACTTCGGGGTGTTCTTTTTTGATTTTGTCCGCCAATTCTAATAGTTTCAAACAACCTGGGCATGGCGGCTCAGCAGTGAATATTTCAATTTTAACCATGTATTCACCTCACATACTATTTTTCTAATTTTCTTTTGATTATTTCCTCCATTTTTTCTTCTGAAAGAACTTTCCCCGTGGCGACTATGTTGTCATTCACTACTATAGTTGGCGTGACCATTATGCCATATTTGTCCCCCTCTTCGCTTAAAGCATCGAATCTTTCTATTTTAACGTTCTCGAATTTTTCAGCCATTTTCTCTGCTATTTTTTCAGCTAGTTTACACTTTTGACAAGGGGGTGTTGTCCCAAAAATTTTTATTACAACTTCTTTCATTTTATTTCCTCCTTATTAGAATATGTTCCCATAAGCGTATCCTACTAGCGCTGATATGATAACTACAAGTGTTATGTATATGATCGTTTTTTTGATGCCCATTATTCTTCCTATGACTATCATGTTAGGGAGGCTTAGGCTTGGACCTGCAAGTAAAAGTGTTAATGCTGGTCCATTGCCCATTCCTAGATTCATTAATGTTTTTATTATGGGGACTTCTGTGAGGGTTGCGAAGTACATTAGAGCGCCTATAACTGACGCTAGGAAGTTTGGTAAAATACCTTCACCGCCTAGGTAAGCTTCGACTATTTTCTGTGGTAATAGTGCTTGGAGTATGCCAGCTATAAAAACTCCTACCAAGAGCAGTGGAAATATCATCTTGAAAAATCCCCATGTTTCCTCTAACCATTCTTTTACGTCTTCTATTGTAAACCATTTTAAAAGGCAGAAGATTAACAAGACTATGAAGGCTAAAAGGGATATTGACTTAGTTAATAATGCGATTTTTGACGCTCCGACAACTAGAATCAATATGAGTAAAGAAAATACTGATAATTTAGGGAATAAATTACTTTCTCCTTCTTCATTGACTGTTGTTGTCATTATATTTGCCCTCTTTTCCTCTTGGAATATTGTTGCCATGATAAAGCCGATTACAATGGACATTGAAATAGCCCCTATGGCTCTTGCAACCCCCAAATCATAACCCAAAACAGCGGCTGTGTATACGATAGCCAGTATATTGACAGCAGGACCCGAATAAAGAAATGTTGTAGCAGGGCCTAGACCAGCCCCTCTACGGAGTATACCTGCAAATAATGGCAACACTGTACAAGAACATACTGCTAGTATCGACCCAGAAACCGATGCAACACCATAAGAGACTACCTTTTTGGCCTGTGGGCCTAAATATTTTAATACAGCATCCTTGGATAAGAATACGCTTATTGCACCTGCAATGAAGAAAGCTGGTACTAAACAGGTGAGAACATGTGCTGAAAGATATTCTCCAAGGGCATATAATCCTGATAATAGGATTTGTATTATGCTCATCACCCACCACCCCTATATCTATATATCCAAATCTTTTAATATATAATTTTTTGATCAAACTATATCATAAAACTCTGTGAAAAAATAGAATTTTATAGTGTATGTGAGCGGACCCGCCGGGATTTGAACCCGGGACCTTGGGATCCGAAGTCCCACGTCCTATTCCAGACTAGACCACGGGCCCTGAAAAATCAATTTTACGTTTTTATTTTTGTTTATTATATTTATAAATTCTTCGATTTTTTAACTCAACAATCTATGGGGCCAGAAATTACAGAAAACTTTGTGTAAATACAAAGAATTTAAATATCAACAAATTATATTAATATCATGTTTAATAATGGAAAATTGGTTGAATTGCCTAAAAAAGGCAAAGCACTTGTTATTACAGATATCCATGGTAATATAGATGATTATAACCAATTTATGCGTATATGGGAAGATTTCAGGGACGAAGAGAATCATTTGATCCAGACTGGTGATCTAATCCATGGAATGGGCCTTAAAAATGATAAATCCATAGAAATATTGGATTCAGCGAAATATAAATTTGAAAATTCTAAAAATTTCCACCTCCTCCTGGGCAATCATGAATGGTCTCTCATATCTAAAACAACAATTTATAAAGCTGGTATGAATCTGACTTTAAATTTTGAAACATTACTTAAACAAAGATTCGGAATTCAATGGAAAAAGAAATTGCAAGATTACATCAAATTTTTTAAAAAGTTGCCAGTAGCTGTTAAAACTGGAAATAAAGTATTTATTAGCCATGCAGGGCCTTCAAATTATATAAAAGGGATTGATGATATAATCAACATCACTGACGCAGGTTATTCAGAAAACAGGAAATTGTTTGAACTTTTATGGAATAGGTATGGTGATTATACAAAAGAGGATATAAACTCTTTTTTGGAAAATATTGGATGTAATGCTATTATAGTGGGACATACACCCGTTAGAGGGGTTGAATTGATAGGTAAAAGACAATTGATTTTATCGTCGAGTTACACCCGGGGTAAAAGAGCATATCTTAAACTAGACCTAGAAAAGGAGATCAAAAATGGAAAAGATCTTCTAAAAATGGTTGAATATCTGGACTAGTTAAAGATTAGGGAGTTTTCATAGTCTTTGAATCTAAAGGCTCAGGTTTGTAGAATTTTTCAAGTTCCTCGATTAGTTCATCCATAGAGGAATACCTATCCTCCTTATTTTTAGAAAGGCATTTCATAATGATATCTTCAACCATACTTGCATCTGGATTAATCTCTGAAGGAGGTTTTGGCCGAATGTTAAGAATAGAACTATATAACTCTGACATTTCACCCTTGAATGGTATCTCCCCTGTTACAAGTTCATAAAATACAACACCAAGCTGATAAATGTCTGTCCTCTCATCAGCTTTACCAAACTCTTGTGAAATTTGTTCAGGAGCCGCATATTGTGGCGTGGCCCCAGATAATGTTATAGATCCCTCTATTTTTAATTTACTTAAACCCCAGTCAGAAATCTTGTAAATTCCCTCATGGCCTAATATATTGGATGTTTTCACATCCCCATGGATGATGTTTTTTCCATGTGCATATTGAAGCCCCTTTGCAACATCATGGACAATTGAAACCGCCTTTTTAAAAGGATATTTTAAATTGGCAACAGATTCTTCACAGAACTCCATTTCAATATATGGGATGGGCAGAATCTTAAAATCGTAAAGTTTCACGATGTTCGGATGATCCAAGTTGCTCCAATTGGAAACTTCTGATACGAAAATCTTCTCAGATCTCTTATCAAAAGACTTTGGTATTTTAATAGCTACTTCTTTCCCATCATCCTTACGTGTGGCTTTGAAGACTCTTCCAAATCCACCCTCCCCGATAAAAATTGGATCATCATAGTATGTATGAAGCTCGAATGGTAGTGATTTCATTGATAATCTTTTCAGTTGATCAAATTCCTTACCTTCTATTATAAGGTCTGGACCGTATCCTCTTATAATCCACAGATTAAGTAAAAAGGGAATAATTAGGAAAAAACTGCCTATTGTAAATATGAACATCATTGGGAATGAGAATAAATCCCCAAGAATCATTGTTAAACCAGCAAAAAACAAGAGTATGCTGATATTAAAATATGAGTGATTGGTTACAAGTCTTCTCCTGTGAATCATGTTATATAATATCATAGAATTGAAGAAGAAAAGTAAAATGCCAGTTACGATTAAAGTATAGGCAAAATAAGGGTCATAAAATTCTGGCATTGAACTATCAAGCAAATATAAGTTTATAGGGATGAATAAAAGAATTGAAATAACCGCAAAAACGGCGTTTAAACTGATTAAACTGTTAAATTTCCAATTTTTAATCGTTTTTAAAATTTGTGACATTTCTGCTTTCTTGTCACTTTTTATTTTAAATATCAAACCAGCACATAAAAAAAGGTGAAAGCAACCATTGTAAGGATTCTATAACTCAAATCTCCCAGGGTAGGGGAGATTAAACCCGCGGCCTTGTAGTTAGGGGGGATGGGATGATCAGCAAGCCAGTTAACAGAATTAAGGCCTAGTTTCCACGCGTTACCTTTGTAGAGCCAAGCATTAACGAATGTCTGCGCAGAACCTATAACTATTATCCTGCCTCTCCCATAATCCATGGCAGATATAAGTGGAAGAGGCCCTGTTACTTCATCAGCTTCTTTTATTTCATTGTTCGCTGACTCTCCTTCACTAGTTACATATCCATGATCAGACCAAGAATCGGAATCAGAATAAACTAAAACTTCAGCCGCTCCAGGATCTTGATAAGCCCCTGTAATATAATAGATCTCAGATGTATTTGATGTTATGGGATGTGATTTGATATTATCAGTTTTTATGAGTCTAGAAATACCTACATTATGTTTTGTGTCTATGATTATCTCGTTGAATGCAAAATCTAAACCAAAGCTTCTTGCGATTTTGTTGAATGCATAATTCTTATCACCATCTTGGGGCCCCCAAGGTTCACCCACGAGGAGTAAGCCCCCACCGTTATTTACAAATTTTTTGATATCATTTATTTCTTGGTCGGTATAATTACGTCCAGGGGCCATTAAAATCAAAACATCGTAGTTTTTAAGTTTTTCATAAGTTAAGGGCGCGTCGGTTAATCTGGAGACACTAGCTCCATTATATTCCAATAAAGTAGCGAAACTTGATGCACCATATGGTCCAAGGTTATATATGGTATAATATTTCCCATATGGTCCTGTTTCATCAAAAAGGACCTTGGGACCATCCTGGGCCGCGAAAATGTTTGGAATGACAATTATGGGCATGATTAGAGAAAGGAAAATTATCAATTTAATATTATTTGATGGTATATTCACGTGATCAACTTCTATTATTCTAAATATTTGATGGGTAATGTTTTCGCCACCAATATTTCGTCCTGATTCTCCAATTTTATTTTTCCTAAACCTTTTATTTCATTTCCGTTTATTTTAGTCCCATTTTTTGTGTCTAAGTCTTCGATGTAGCATCCGTCATCCATTTTAGTAATTGAAATGTTCTTTCCCGATAAATAATAGGTTATCGGGTAGGAGAACGCCTAAGAAATCTTCCCTCCCAAAAGTCCTTTCATAATCCTCTATTAGGATTTGTCGATCTCTTGGTAGAACGAGATTTGCAAACGATTTTTTTGGTTTATTGACTATTGTAGTCTTTTTTATTTTAGATCTTTGTGAAAATTTGACATAAAGGCTTCTTATAGCTATTCCTGTGATTATGGTTATTAAAGCCACCGCAAAAATATCAAACATTCAGATAAACCTCATATTATCTTTTGCCGACATATATCCCATATCCCATGTAATCAAAGAAATTATCAGGCATTTGCCATGTTCCTATCATAATTTTTAGTATGTGTTTTCTGTAGGATGATTCTTCAAAATATAAGGCTATAAGTCTGTGCCAAGCCTTGTAGATATTCTCAGATTCGTTATCATGGTTTAAATAATTGAAAGGATGGACTTCAGTCTTGATATTTCTTAATCCAGAATCTTTAAGCAACTTTTTCCAACTATTCGGGCTTTCTGGGATTGTCCCATTGGCACTGTGGATCAAATATCTAACCAAAGATCTTGGAGGGTTTTCTTTGACCCAGGTCACTTCGTTAAGCCCCACATATCCACCTGGTTTGATTACATCTACATATTCCCTTAGTGCTTTTCTTTTATCTTCTATAAATGCTGTTACTGATTCACTTATAATGGAGTCGAAGTGATTTCTTGGAAACGGCATTTTCTGGGCGTCTGCAATAATAAAACTAACTAAATGTTCGATTTTATTCCTTTTTGCCCTCTCGTTGGCCTTTTTGATCATCCTCTCATTTTTGTCCACGCCATGAACCTTACATCCTATTGTTTTTGCAAGGTAGCATACAGTTTTTCCCACACCACAGCCAACATCCAAAACAGATGAAGCACTAGTTATATGACATAAGTCAATAAGCCTTTTGGTTGATTCTAGACCACCAGGGTGCTGAGTTAAATCAATCTTGGCTTGTAAATCAAAATAAAGGTCATCAAGTTCTTTATTTGTTAAAAATTCCTTTTTATCAAAACGAATTGTAATCCTCTCCTAAGACAAGTGATCTATAAAATTTCTCCAAGGTATTTTGCACATATCATATCTCGTAAATCTCTAAGTCTTTAATTTTTGCTAAAAACTCCTCTTTAGAAATCTCTCCTTTAACGAATTGCTTTCTAATTCTGTCACATTCTGAAATAGATCTCATTTGTCCATTATATATCTCTATTTCATATTTGAGCTCTTCTTCGGGCGGTAAACTAGATTGTCCCCAATATTTCATATCCCACAGATGGGATTCTAGACGTCTTTCTGCTTCTAATCTCTCTTTTTCGGTTTCATCTTCTATCCTTGCTATTAATTCATCCGTTGGCACGCCCGATTCAACATCATTAATTAATTTTTGATCAAAATCTGAATTGAAATTTAGGATAAATAAAATGATCAAAAAGAAACCCATTCCCCCAATA is a genomic window containing:
- a CDS encoding permease, with translation MSIIQILLSGLYALGEYLSAHVLTCLVPAFFIAGAISVFLSKDAVLKYLGPQAKKVVSYGVASVSGSILAVCSCTVLPLFAGILRRGAGLGPATTFLYSGPAVNILAIVYTAAVLGYDLGVARAIGAISMSIVIGFIMATIFQEEKRANIMTTTVNEEGESNLFPKLSVFSLLILILVVGASKIALLTKSISLLAFIVLLIFCLLKWFTIEDVKEWLEETWGFFKMIFPLLLVGVFIAGILQALLPQKIVEAYLGGEGILPNFLASVIGALMYFATLTEVPIIKTLMNLGMGNGPALTLLLAGPSLSLPNMIVIGRIMGIKKTIIYITLVVIISALVGYAYGNIF
- a CDS encoding thioredoxin family protein → MKEVVIKIFGTTPPCQKCKLAEKIAEKMAEKFENVKIERFDALSEEGDKYGIMVTPTIVVNDNIVATGKVLSEEKMEEIIKRKLEK
- a CDS encoding DUF4350 domain-containing protein; translation: MPIIVIPNIFAAQDGPKVLFDETGPYGKYYTIYNLGPYGASSFATLLEYNGASVSRLTDAPLTYEKLKNYDVLILMAPGRNYTDQEINDIKKFVNNGGGLLLVGEPWGPQDGDKNYAFNKIARSFGLDFAFNEIIIDTKHNVGISRLIKTDNIKSHPITSNTSEIYYITGAYQDPGAAEVLVYSDSDSWSDHGYVTSEGESANNEIKEADEVTGPLPLISAMDYGRGRIIVIGSAQTFVNAWLYKGNAWKLGLNSVNWLADHPIPPNYKAAGLISPTLGDLSYRILTMVAFTFFYVLV
- a CDS encoding protein kinase; this encodes MIFKIKSDKKAEMSQILKTIKNWKFNSLISLNAVFAVISILLFIPINLYLLDSSMPEFYDPYFAYTLIVTGILLFFFNSMILYNMIHRRRLVTNHSYFNISILLFFAGLTMILGDLFSFPMMFIFTIGSFFLIIPFLLNLWIIRGYGPDLIIEGKEFDQLKRLSMKSLPFELHTYYDDPIFIGEGGFGRVFKATRKDDGKEVAIKIPKSFDKRSEKIFVSEVSNWSNLDHPNIVKLYDFKILPIPYIEMEFCEESVANLKYPFKKAVSIVHDVAKGLQYAHGKNIIHGDVKTSNILGHEGIYKISDWGLSKLKIEGSITLSGATPQYAAPEQISQEFGKADERTDIYQLGVVFYELVTGEIPFKGEMSELYSSILNIRPKPPSEINPDASMVEDIIMKCLSKNKEDRYSSMDELIEELEKFYKPEPLDSKTMKTP
- a CDS encoding FHA domain-containing protein; protein product: MDDGCYIEDLDTKNGTKINGNEIKGLGKIKLENQDEILVAKTLPIKYLE
- a CDS encoding metallophosphoesterase family protein, yielding MFNNGKLVELPKKGKALVITDIHGNIDDYNQFMRIWEDFRDEENHLIQTGDLIHGMGLKNDKSIEILDSAKYKFENSKNFHLLLGNHEWSLISKTTIYKAGMNLTLNFETLLKQRFGIQWKKKLQDYIKFFKKLPVAVKTGNKVFISHAGPSNYIKGIDDIINITDAGYSENRKLFELLWNRYGDYTKEDINSFLENIGCNAIIVGHTPVRGVELIGKRQLILSSSYTRGKRAYLKLDLEKEIKNGKDLLKMVEYLD
- a CDS encoding thioredoxin family protein, coding for MVKIEIFTAEPPCPGCLKLLELADKIKKEHPEVEVIKHVGPSKAHEKYNLTVVPAIVAEEGLIKIMGVCPSKKTMIAILKELGV
- a CDS encoding thioredoxin family protein codes for the protein MSVKVEIFTSEPPCSGGRLLLKLIEEIKKEYGDKINIKIYKGPSEKTEAYDIKTTPAVVIDEDIRIIGVCPSKETLRDALREAGVS
- a CDS encoding methyltransferase domain-containing protein yields the protein MRFDKKEFLTNKELDDLYFDLQAKIDLTQHPGGLESTKRLIDLCHITSASSVLDVGCGVGKTVCYLAKTIGCKVHGVDKNERMIKKANERAKRNKIEHLVSFIIADAQKMPFPRNHFDSIISESVTAFIEDKRKALREYVDVIKPGGYVGLNEVTWVKENPPRSLVRYLIHSANGTIPESPNSWKKLLKDSGLRNIKTEVHPFNYLNHDNESENIYKAWHRLIALYFEESSYRKHILKIMIGTWQMPDNFFDYMGYGIYVGKR
- the cobI gene encoding precorrin-2 C(20)-methyltransferase encodes the protein MDKGKLIGVGVGPGDSELLTIKAVKILRSVPVICAPRSSKDKPSKALSIIEDILAERDDYRLVEPVFPMTRDVNELELHWDKAARLVAIELEKGDDVAFVTLGDPSLYSTFSYLQKRIEDFGFKVEIVPGVTSFAGCAASASMTLVEGDEILVVVSRVDERFRRIISYADTCIIMKVPKHGSELENIIGEDPRAKKVISVQNCSMEDEKIYEGFMKDPNYLSTTIIKFKNREE